One Perognathus longimembris pacificus isolate PPM17 chromosome 2, ASM2315922v1, whole genome shotgun sequence DNA segment encodes these proteins:
- the LOC125346164 gene encoding acyl-CoA desaturase 3-like: MPVPLLQEKNGKEKLKKMPLYFEEDIRPEMKEDIYDPTYQDEVGPPPKLEYVWRNIILMALLHLGALYGITLLPACKAYTWLWAFLCYVISILGITAGVHRLWSHRTYKARLPLRIFLIIANTMAFQNDVYEWARDHRAHHKFSETHADPHNSRRGFFFCHMGWLLVRKHRAVKEKGDLLDLSDLKAEKLVMFQRRYYKPSLLLMCFILPTLVPWYCWGETIRHSLYVATFLRYAVVLHVTWLVNSVAHLYGYRPFDKNIDARENVLVSLGSLGKSAVST; this comes from the exons ATGCCTGTGCCCTTGCTGCAAGAGAAG AATGGAAAAGAGAAGCTGAAGAAGATGCCCCTATACTTTGAAGAAGACATCCGCCCTGAAATGAAAGAGGACATCTATGACCCCACCTACCAGGATGAGGTGGGCCCCCCTCCGAAGCTGGAGTACGTGTGGAGAAACATCATCCTCATGGCTCTGCTGCACCTGGGAGCCCTGTATGGGATTACACTGCTTCCTGCCTGCAAGGCCTACACCTGGCTCTGGG CTTTTCTGTGCTATGTAATCAGTATCCTGGGCATCACAGCAGGGGTGCATCGCCTGTGGAGCCACCGGACTTACAAAGCACGGCTGCCTCTCAGGATCTTCCTCATCATTGCCAACACCATGGCATTCCAG AATGATGTATATGAATGGGCCCGAGATCACCGCGCCCACCACAAGTTCTCAGAAACTCATGCTGATCCTCACAATTCTCGTCGTGGCTTTTTCTTCTGTCACATGGGTTGGCTGCTTGTGCGCAAACACCGAGCTGTCAAAGAGAAGGGTGATTTGCTAGACCTATCTGACCTCAAAGCGGAGAAACTGGTGATGTTCCAGAGGAG GTACTACAAGCCTAGTCTCCTGTTGATGTGCTTCATCCTGCCCACACTAGTTCCCTGGTATTGTTGGGGTGAAACTATTCGACACAGCTTGTATGTTGCTACTTTCCTGAGATACGCTGTAGTGCTCCATGTGACCTGGCTGGTGAACAGCGTTGCCCACCTCTATGGATATCGCCCTTTTGACAAGAACATTGATGCCCGTGAAAATGTCCTGGTTTCATTGGGATCTCTGGGTAAGTCAGCAGTGTCAACGTGA